From the Paenibacillus tianjinensis genome, the window CTCAATTAAACGGCGGGACTGTCACAGTCAATGGCGAACAAATCACTGAAATCACGGAATCACGCGGCGGTGGAGGCCGGGGTGGAATGGGCGGCGGTGGAGGAATGGGTCATTAAAATGAAACGCCCGGGAGATCCTTATGAACAGGGTCTCCCGGGCGTTTTTGCTGCTCTTAGTTCTTATGCACTTTTTTTCGTGTGAATTACGAATTCCGTGCCTTCTTTACGTTTCTTTGCATATTCGGCTGTGGCTGTGAAGAGTAGGTCAGAAGATGAATTAAGGGCCGTTTCACAAGAGTCCTGGAGCACACCAATGATAAAACCTACACCAACGACCTGCATCGCTACATCATTCGGAATGCCGAAGATGCTGCATGCCAGAGGAATCAATAAGAGCGAACCGCCGGCAACACCGGAGGCACCTGCAGCAGCTACAGCCGATAAGATGCTTAGGATCAGCGCCGTACCAAAATCCACCTCAATGCCAACAGTATGGACAGCAGCGAGCGTCAATACGGAAATCGTAATCGCTGCCCCCGCCATATTAATCGTAGCCCCTAATGGAATGGACACCGAATACGTATCTTTATCCAGCTTCATTTCTTCACATAAGCTCATGTTGACTGGAATGTTAGCAGCTGAGCTGCGGGTGAAGAATGCGGTAATCCCGCTTTCCTTCAGGCAATGAAGGACAAGCGGATAAGGATTTCGGCGAATATTCAGATAGACGATCAACGGATTAACCACAAGCGCCATAAATAGCATACATCCAACTAGAACGAGCAGCAGTTTGCCGTAATCCTGCAAAGATGAAAGCCCGTTGGCTGTAATGGAATCAAAAACAAGTCCCATGATGCCCAGTGGTGCCAAGTTGATCACCCATTTGACGATTTGTGAGACGGCATCCGAGAAATTACTAAGCATATTTTTTGTGCTATCCTTGGCATTCTTCAAAGCCATTCCTAGAAGGATAGCCCAAGTGAGGATCCCGATATAATTAGCATTCATAAGGGCGCTTACCGGATTGTCGGCAACCTTAAACAGCAACGACTTAAGCACTTCTACAATCCCATCTGGCGGAGTCAGGTCATTCGCTCCCGTTACCAGGGACAAGGTCACTGGAAATACAAAACTGGCAACAACCGCAAGCAACCCCGCTAAAAATGTACTTAAACCATAAAGGGCAAGAATGGACTTCATATTTGTCTGGTGGCCTTTTTTATGCTGTGAGATAGCTGTCATTACTAAGAGCAGGACCAATACGGGGGCAACGGCCTTTAAGGCGGATACAAACAAGGAGCCGAAAATGGCAATCCCTGTTGCTTGTGGAATCGCTAAAGCCAGGACAATACCCACTATGATCCCAATAAATATTCGTTTTACTAGGCTGACTTGGTTCCACTTGAGCAATAATGCGTTCATGTATTCCCTCCGGTATCAATATGAAAATATAATTCAGCCTAGTTGCTTTACTATGTTGATGCATAGCTGCTTTACTATGTTAAGGCGACTATATTTAGCCTAGTTTATCATGAAACTTACCGGTTGTGTGAGAGTGGAAATAACTGTGCGTAATTATTCACTAGTGGCCAGGTCTTTTACTCATGTGATATTAATAAGAACTCCGATGTTTACCGAAATATAGGTGTAGTCATATTACTTAAGGTTTCTCTCTGACAAGCATGATCTGCAGAGAAAGATGGGGGGGGCAATATTGTCATTAGCATCTATTTTTTCTTTGGTTTTTTTTATTGCGTTTGCTATCTATTTCATTTTGGGAATATACACGCTATCCATCAACGCTAGAAACACTTTAAATAGGGTCTTTTCAGCAGTATTTCTATCTGTTTCAGTATGGGCATTTTGTTTTTCTATTTCTAATTCAGCGCCGGACTATGAAACTGCTATCTTTTGGCGCAGACTGACTTCGCTCGGTTGGGGAACCATTTACAGCCTACTGCTGCATTCTTGTCTCATTCTGACGGAGAGAAATAAAATTCTAAAAACCAAATGGATTTATGTGCTACTGTACCTGCCCGTGGTGGTGAACGTTTTTGTGTTTGGTTATAGTGATACCGCCAGGGGACATTACAAGCTTGTGAATACTGCAATGGGTTGGGCTAATGTTTCAGCGAACGACTGGGCGAATGTATATTTCAACCTGTATTACGTTAGTTTTATCCTTGGGGTATTGCTGCTGCTCTGGGCTTGGGG encodes:
- the sstT gene encoding serine/threonine transporter SstT, which translates into the protein MNALLLKWNQVSLVKRIFIGIIVGIVLALAIPQATGIAIFGSLFVSALKAVAPVLVLLLVMTAISQHKKGHQTNMKSILALYGLSTFLAGLLAVVASFVFPVTLSLVTGANDLTPPDGIVEVLKSLLFKVADNPVSALMNANYIGILTWAILLGMALKNAKDSTKNMLSNFSDAVSQIVKWVINLAPLGIMGLVFDSITANGLSSLQDYGKLLLVLVGCMLFMALVVNPLIVYLNIRRNPYPLVLHCLKESGITAFFTRSSAANIPVNMSLCEEMKLDKDTYSVSIPLGATINMAGAAITISVLTLAAVHTVGIEVDFGTALILSILSAVAAAGASGVAGGSLLLIPLACSIFGIPNDVAMQVVGVGFIIGVLQDSCETALNSSSDLLFTATAEYAKKRKEGTEFVIHTKKSA